In Fibrobacter sp., one DNA window encodes the following:
- a CDS encoding cytosine permease has product MEKRTGLFTNAVIWFGVAVSVSEIEAGIEIGAEAAPGSLWLPLVLGHVIGGIFLFFVGLIGARIRLNAMETTASVYGSYGSKFFASLNLFQLVAWIAVLNAQGATVLAGLHLPISFPLTCVVLAVLIALWVFVGLRRFAKVTTVVMAVLTVLLVALTVKLFGTSSIFADIPSASGVNSAADHSLGFWSIFEISMALPLSWLPVISDYTKDVEKPVRATAVSAIAYTVASFWMYLIGLEIASAGVGNDIAQAILLAGLGIPGIIIVVLSTVTTNFLAANSAGESAKAVVHKLNPKITGVVVSAISAVLAISGIMDHYISFLYLIASVFAPMAAVLLVSFFLDKQGRTGKAFWLWNLFAWLAGFVVYQVTVHLESVFLGPTLISVIVSAAISYIWVLKNKVKSA; this is encoded by the coding sequence ATGGAAAAACGCACAGGTCTATTCACCAATGCCGTCATCTGGTTCGGCGTGGCCGTTTCCGTTTCCGAAATAGAGGCGGGCATCGAGATCGGCGCCGAAGCCGCTCCAGGTTCCTTATGGCTGCCTCTGGTTCTTGGGCATGTCATCGGCGGCATCTTCCTTTTCTTTGTGGGCCTTATCGGCGCCCGCATTCGCCTGAACGCCATGGAAACTACGGCTTCTGTCTATGGGTCCTACGGTTCTAAGTTTTTCGCCTCCTTGAACCTGTTCCAGCTAGTGGCCTGGATTGCCGTTCTGAACGCCCAGGGCGCTACCGTGCTAGCCGGGCTACACCTCCCCATCTCCTTCCCGCTGACCTGCGTGGTGCTGGCGGTTCTCATCGCACTCTGGGTTTTTGTGGGCCTACGCCGCTTTGCGAAGGTCACCACCGTCGTGATGGCGGTACTGACCGTTTTGCTGGTGGCCCTGACTGTTAAATTGTTCGGGACTAGCTCGATTTTTGCAGATATACCCTCTGCCTCCGGAGTAAACAGTGCCGCAGACCATAGCCTCGGTTTCTGGAGCATCTTCGAAATCTCCATGGCTCTGCCTCTTTCTTGGCTGCCCGTGATTTCGGACTACACCAAAGATGTAGAAAAGCCAGTGCGCGCCACTGCCGTTTCCGCCATCGCCTACACCGTCGCCAGTTTCTGGATGTACCTTATCGGGCTTGAAATTGCAAGCGCCGGTGTCGGAAACGATATCGCCCAGGCCATTCTCCTGGCGGGCCTTGGAATCCCCGGAATCATCATCGTGGTGCTTTCGACGGTCACCACCAACTTCCTTGCGGCAAATTCCGCAGGTGAATCGGCAAAGGCTGTCGTCCACAAACTCAATCCGAAAATCACAGGCGTTGTGGTAAGCGCCATCAGCGCCGTTCTCGCCATCTCCGGAATCATGGACCACTACATCAGTTTCCTCTACCTCATCGCTTCCGTCTTTGCACCCATGGCCGCCGTTCTTCTGGTGTCGTTCTTTTTGGACAAACAAGGACGAACCGGCAAGGCGTTCTGGCTCTGGAATCTCTTCGCCTGGCTTGCAGGCTTTGTCGTTTATCAGGTAACGGTCCATTTAGAGTCCGTGTTCCTTGGACCTACACTCATATCCGTTATCGTATCCGCCGCAATTTCC